Proteins encoded within one genomic window of Suricata suricatta isolate VVHF042 chromosome 17, meerkat_22Aug2017_6uvM2_HiC, whole genome shotgun sequence:
- the LOC115281559 gene encoding cytochrome b-245 chaperone 1 isoform X2 produces the protein MYMQVESRTSSCLHLKRAPGIRSWSLLVGILSIGLAAAYYSGDALGWKLFYVMGCLFVAVQNLEDWEEAIFNKSTGKVVLKTFSLYKKLLTLFRAGHDQVVVLLNDIRDVNVEEEKVRYFGKGYVVVLRLATGFSHPLTQSAVMGHHSDVEAIAKLIATFLELHRLESPVELSQSSDSEADGPGRQS, from the exons ATGTACATGCAGGTGGAGTCACGCACCAGCTCCTGCCTCCACTTGAAGAGGGCTCCAGGCATCAGGTCCTGGTCTCTGCTTGTTG gTATCTTGTCGATTGGCCTAGCTGCTGCCTACTACAGTGGAG atgcgctgggctggaagctctTCTATGTCATGGGCTGCCTGTTTGTGGCCGTGCAGAACCTGGAGGACTGGGAG GAAGCAATCTTCAACAAGAGCACTGGGAAGGTTGTGCTGAAGACATTCAGCTTGTATAAGAAGCTGCTGACTCTTTTCCGAGCTGGTCATGACCAAG TGGTGGTCCTGCTGAATGATATCCGGGACGTGAACgtggaggaggagaaggttcGCTATTTTGGGAAGGGCTACGTGGTGGTGCTGCGGCTTGCGACGGGCTTCTCTCACCCCCTCACCCAGAGTGCCGTCATGGGCCACCACAG TGACGTGGAAGCCATCGCCAAGCTTATTGCAACCTTCCTGGAGCTGCACCGCCTTGAGAGCCCCGTGGAGCTGTCTCAGAGCAGCGACAGTGAGGCTGATGGCCCAGGGCGCCAGAGCTGA
- the LOC115281559 gene encoding cytochrome b-245 chaperone 1 isoform X1, which yields MYMQVESRTSSCLHLKRAPGIRSWSLLVGILSIGLAAAYYSGDALGWKLFYVMGCLFVAVQNLEDWEEAIFNKSTGKVVLKTFSLYKKLLTLFRAGHDQVVVLLNDIRDVNVEEEKVRYFGKGYVVVLRLATGFSHPLTQSAVMGHHSNSALLLLPGPVTWKPSPSLLQPSWSCTALRAPWSCLRAATVRLMAQGARADDHRALALVLVAASGTSSKSSSSSWLCPWQPQVGPSTVPAACFHPLNKP from the exons ATGTACATGCAGGTGGAGTCACGCACCAGCTCCTGCCTCCACTTGAAGAGGGCTCCAGGCATCAGGTCCTGGTCTCTGCTTGTTG gTATCTTGTCGATTGGCCTAGCTGCTGCCTACTACAGTGGAG atgcgctgggctggaagctctTCTATGTCATGGGCTGCCTGTTTGTGGCCGTGCAGAACCTGGAGGACTGGGAG GAAGCAATCTTCAACAAGAGCACTGGGAAGGTTGTGCTGAAGACATTCAGCTTGTATAAGAAGCTGCTGACTCTTTTCCGAGCTGGTCATGACCAAG TGGTGGTCCTGCTGAATGATATCCGGGACGTGAACgtggaggaggagaaggttcGCTATTTTGGGAAGGGCTACGTGGTGGTGCTGCGGCTTGCGACGGGCTTCTCTCACCCCCTCACCCAGAGTGCCGTCATGGGCCACCACAG TAACTCAGCCCTCCTCCTGTTGCCTGGCCCAGTGACGTGGAAGCCATCGCCAAGCTTATTGCAACCTTCCTGGAGCTGCACCGCCTTGAGAGCCCCGTGGAGCTGTCTCAGAGCAGCGACAGTGAGGCTGATGGCCCAGGGCGCCAGAGCTGATGACCACAGAGCCCTGGCCTTGGTTCTGGTGGCAGCCTCAGGGACCAGCAGCAAGtcttcctccagctcctggctGTGCCCCTGGCAGCCCCAGGTGGGACCCTCCACTGTTCCTGCTGCTTGCTTCCATCCTCTGAACAAACCATAG